Proteins encoded within one genomic window of Brenneria nigrifluens DSM 30175 = ATCC 13028:
- the nifD gene encoding nitrogenase molybdenum-iron protein alpha chain — MTDTIIQRNQALIQEVLEVFPDKTRKERAKHIMTVEPGMESVGKCMISNRKSQPGVMTVRGCAYAGSKGVVFGPIKDMAHISHGPIGCGQYSRAGRRNYYTGTSGIDSFGTVNFTSDFQEKDIVFGGDKKLRQLIDELELLFPLTKGISIQSECPVGLIGDDIEAVARSAKEQLGKPVIPVRCEGFRGVSQSLGHHIANDVIRDWVLPARDDQPFAATPYDVAIIGDYNIGGDAWSSRILLEEMGLRVVAQWSGGGTLVEMEKTPKVKLNLVHCYRSMNYISRHMEEKYGIPWMEYNFFGPTQIAASLRKIAALFDGAIQANAEAVIARYQAQTDAVIAKYRPRLEGKKVLLYVGGLRPRHVIGAYEDLGMEIMAAGYEFAHNDDYDRTLPDLKEGTLLFDDLSTYELEEFVKRLKPDLVGSGIKEKYVFQKLGMPFRQMHSWDYSGPYHGYDGFAIFARDMDMTLNNPCWTQLRAPWLQSA; from the coding sequence ATGACAGACACCATTATACAGCGGAATCAGGCGCTGATTCAGGAAGTGCTTGAGGTCTTCCCGGATAAAACCCGCAAAGAGCGCGCTAAGCATATCATGACCGTTGAGCCGGGGATGGAGTCGGTGGGGAAATGCATGATTTCCAACCGCAAGTCCCAGCCGGGCGTGATGACGGTGCGCGGCTGCGCCTATGCCGGTTCGAAAGGAGTGGTTTTCGGGCCGATCAAGGATATGGCGCATATCTCGCACGGGCCGATTGGCTGCGGCCAGTACTCCCGCGCCGGACGGCGTAACTATTACACAGGAACGAGCGGTATCGACAGCTTCGGCACCGTGAATTTCACCTCGGATTTTCAGGAGAAAGACATCGTTTTCGGCGGCGACAAAAAGCTGCGCCAACTGATTGATGAGCTGGAACTGCTCTTCCCGCTTACCAAGGGGATCAGCATTCAGTCAGAATGCCCGGTGGGGCTGATTGGCGATGATATCGAAGCCGTGGCGCGCTCGGCGAAAGAGCAGCTCGGCAAGCCGGTGATCCCGGTGCGCTGTGAAGGATTTCGCGGCGTATCGCAATCGCTGGGGCACCATATCGCCAACGATGTGATCCGCGACTGGGTATTGCCCGCCCGCGACGATCAACCTTTCGCCGCCACGCCGTATGACGTCGCCATTATCGGCGACTACAACATCGGCGGCGATGCCTGGTCTTCCCGTATTCTGCTGGAGGAGATGGGGCTGCGGGTGGTGGCCCAGTGGTCGGGCGGCGGCACGCTGGTGGAAATGGAAAAAACGCCCAAGGTGAAGCTCAACCTGGTGCACTGTTACCGTTCGATGAACTACATCTCACGCCATATGGAAGAGAAATACGGCATTCCGTGGATGGAGTACAACTTCTTCGGTCCGACGCAGATCGCCGCCTCGCTGCGCAAAATCGCCGCGCTGTTCGACGGCGCCATTCAGGCGAATGCGGAAGCGGTGATTGCCCGTTATCAGGCGCAGACCGACGCGGTGATCGCCAAATACCGCCCGCGGCTTGAGGGGAAAAAAGTGTTGCTGTACGTCGGCGGGCTGCGTCCGCGCCACGTTATCGGCGCTTATGAAGATCTCGGTATGGAGATAATGGCCGCCGGTTATGAGTTCGCCCATAACGACGACTACGACCGTACCTTGCCCGACCTGAAAGAGGGAACGCTGCTGTTTGACGATCTTAGCACCTATGAGCTGGAAGAGTTCGTCAAACGCCTGAAGCCGGACCTGGTGGGGTCGGGGATCAAGGAAAAATATGTGTTCCAGAAGCTGGGCATGCCCTTCAGGCAGATGCACTCCTGGGATTACTCCGGGCCTTATCACGGCTATGACGGCTTTGCCATCTTCGCCCGCGATATGGATATGACGCTGAACAACCCTTGCTGGACACAGCTACGCGCGCCCTGGCTGCAATCCGCCTGA
- the urtD gene encoding urea ABC transporter ATP-binding protein UrtD, whose translation MTEPLYTQPQPSDRHRHQTDPVLQLDKINVSFDGFRALTDLSLQIGVGELRCVIGPNGAGKTTLMDVITGKTRPDNGRVFYDQHTDLTMLSPVEIARAGIGRKFQKPTVFEALTVFENLEIALKTDKSVWACLRATLSGEQRDRIDEVLTLLRLGNERRRLAGLLSHGQKQFLEIGMLLVQDPHLLLLDEPAAGMTDAETEYTAELFRSLAGRHSLMVVEHDMGFVETIADHVTVLHQGQVLAEGSLREVQANEQVIDVYLGR comes from the coding sequence ATGACTGAGCCACTTTATACGCAGCCACAGCCGTCGGATCGCCATCGGCATCAAACCGACCCGGTACTGCAACTGGATAAAATCAATGTCAGCTTCGACGGCTTTCGCGCCCTGACCGATCTGTCGTTACAGATCGGCGTAGGGGAACTGCGCTGCGTGATCGGTCCGAATGGCGCCGGCAAAACCACGCTGATGGACGTGATCACCGGCAAAACGCGACCGGACAACGGCAGGGTATTTTACGATCAGCACACCGATCTCACCATGCTCTCCCCGGTGGAGATTGCCCGCGCCGGTATCGGGCGAAAATTTCAAAAGCCGACGGTCTTTGAGGCGTTGACGGTATTTGAGAATCTGGAAATCGCCTTGAAGACCGATAAATCGGTGTGGGCCTGTCTGCGCGCCACGCTCAGCGGCGAGCAGCGCGACCGCATCGATGAAGTGCTGACGCTGCTGCGTCTCGGCAATGAGCGCCGGCGTTTGGCCGGGCTGTTGTCGCACGGTCAAAAACAGTTTCTGGAGATTGGCATGCTGCTGGTGCAGGATCCGCATCTGCTGCTGCTTGACGAACCCGCCGCCGGTATGACCGATGCCGAAACGGAATATACCGCCGAATTATTCCGCAGTCTGGCGGGGCGACACTCATTAATGGTGGTGGAGCACGATATGGGGTTTGTGGAAACCATCGCCGACCACGTCACCGTATTGCATCAGGGGCAGGTACTGGCGGAAGGTTCGCTGCGTGAAGTACAGGCCAATGAGCAGGTTATCGACGTTTACCTGGGGCGCTAA
- a CDS encoding NifB/NifX family molybdenum-iron cluster-binding protein codes for MTRDDLLFWRLFALAQLLPEIAPATLINWLEATCDEALTLERLSALSLDELSRHLPVDNHVLTVARWQQIMDCLHGNLPPHLTEQSERKQGQQLQAAFASSNGLTVNGHFGQCRLFFIYAWDRQGPFLSALRRYQPQEGEEGNEGRLRLLSDCHLLFCESIGGPAAARVIRHNIHPIKVPAATTIDGQLQALQEMLAEHMPPWLAKRLGKDNPLQRRQFGF; via the coding sequence CTGACACGGGACGATTTACTTTTCTGGCGGCTGTTTGCCCTGGCGCAGCTGCTGCCGGAAATTGCCCCCGCCACCTTGATTAACTGGCTGGAAGCCACCTGCGATGAGGCGCTGACGCTGGAGCGGCTGTCCGCCCTGTCGCTGGATGAGCTATCCCGCCATTTACCCGTTGATAACCACGTACTTACCGTCGCCCGCTGGCAGCAAATCATGGATTGCCTGCACGGCAATCTTCCGCCTCATTTAACCGAACAGTCCGAACGCAAGCAGGGACAACAGTTACAGGCGGCGTTCGCTTCCAGCAACGGTTTGACGGTTAACGGTCACTTCGGCCAGTGCCGCCTGTTCTTTATTTACGCCTGGGATCGGCAAGGGCCGTTTCTCAGCGCCTTGCGGCGTTATCAGCCGCAGGAGGGGGAAGAGGGGAACGAAGGGCGCTTGCGCCTGCTGAGCGATTGCCACCTGCTGTTTTGCGAGTCGATCGGCGGGCCGGCGGCGGCCAGGGTGATCCGCCACAATATTCACCCGATCAAGGTTCCCGCGGCCACCACCATCGACGGGCAATTACAGGCCCTGCAAGAGATGCTCGCCGAGCATATGCCGCCCTGGCTGGCGAAGCGGCTGGGGAAAGACAACCCGCTGCAACGGCGGCAGTTCGGTTTTTGA
- a CDS encoding ketose-bisphosphate aldolase — MLISMHEMLKPTREHRFAIGAFNVADSCFIRAVVEEAESTHTPAIISIHPSELEFVTDEFFAYVRERTLRSPVPFVIHLDHGASIAHVLRAIQCGFTSVMIDGSLLPYEENVALTREVVELAHAVGVSVEGELGTIGDTGTTIEGGVTKVIYTEPAQAEDFVKRTGVDTLAVAIGTAHGIYPKDMKPQLQMHILRDISERLTIPLVLHGGSANPDAEIAEAVTLGVGKINISSDMKYAYFQKAREILSRETWWDPNAIYPEPINAAKAVIRYKMALFGSTGKAGLY; from the coding sequence ATGTTGATTTCAATGCACGAAATGCTAAAGCCCACCCGTGAGCACCGTTTCGCCATCGGGGCTTTCAACGTGGCGGACAGCTGCTTTATCCGTGCGGTGGTGGAAGAAGCGGAGTCCACCCATACCCCGGCGATTATTTCCATCCACCCCAGCGAGCTGGAGTTCGTTACCGACGAATTCTTTGCCTACGTGCGCGAACGCACGCTGCGCAGCCCGGTGCCGTTTGTCATCCACCTGGATCATGGCGCGTCGATCGCCCACGTGCTGCGCGCCATCCAGTGCGGCTTCACCTCGGTGATGATCGACGGTTCGCTGTTGCCGTATGAGGAAAACGTGGCGCTGACGCGCGAAGTGGTGGAACTGGCGCACGCGGTGGGCGTTTCCGTTGAAGGCGAGCTGGGCACCATTGGCGATACCGGCACCACTATAGAAGGCGGCGTCACCAAGGTGATCTATACCGAACCGGCGCAGGCGGAAGACTTCGTCAAACGCACCGGCGTGGATACGCTGGCGGTGGCGATCGGCACCGCGCACGGCATCTACCCGAAGGATATGAAACCGCAACTGCAAATGCACATCCTGCGCGACATCTCCGAGCGGCTGACGATCCCGCTGGTGCTGCACGGCGGTTCCGCCAACCCGGACGCCGAGATTGCCGAAGCGGTAACGCTGGGAGTAGGCAAAATCAATATTTCCAGCGACATGAAGTACGCCTACTTTCAAAAGGCGCGTGAGATACTAAGCCGGGAAACCTGGTGGGACCCGAACGCCATCTACCCGGAACCCATCAATGCGGCCAAAGCGGTGATCCGATACAAAATGGCGCTGTTCGGCTCCACCGGCAAGGCCGGTCTGTACTAA
- the nifT gene encoding putative nitrogen fixation protein NifT, with translation MANIILRQRADGIHCYIAKKDLEARVTFLEFDQPDRWGGRIQLEGGQDWFITPLAAKPTFPVTLRAKKYAS, from the coding sequence ATGGCCAACATCATTCTTCGTCAGCGCGCTGACGGCATACATTGTTACATCGCCAAAAAAGATCTGGAAGCCAGAGTCACGTTTCTGGAGTTCGACCAGCCCGACCGCTGGGGCGGACGGATTCAGCTTGAAGGGGGGCAGGACTGGTTTATTACGCCGCTGGCGGCGAAGCCTACGTTTCCCGTCACGTTGCGCGCCAAAAAATATGCAAGCTAA
- a CDS encoding serine hydrolase domain-containing protein: MSQISPPTIDNKAANQNLPARLNAVIDRAIAERRIVGAVVLVRRHGENLFHRAAGLADREAAKPMTEDTLFRLSSVTKPIVATAAMVLVDQGRLDLDEDIRRWLPDFQPRLANGDIPVITPRRLLSHTAGLDYRFQESDDRGPYARAGVSDGLDNADVTLAENLRRLASVPLSFQPGSAWGYSLSMDVLGALIERVCNQPLEEAVRELVTGPLRMDDTDFYCRDAQRLATPYVNDTPLPHRLQEDEIVPFSEESVGVRYSPARALNQRAYPSGGAGMVGTAADVMTLLETLRQGGAPLLAAELVAEMGRDQTGGYAIPDAPGLGFGLGFSVLRDPAAADTPESVGTWRWGGVYGHSWFVDRQQGLSVVALTNTLYEGMSGRFVTELRDAIYR, encoded by the coding sequence ATGTCACAAATCTCGCCGCCGACTATCGACAACAAAGCCGCCAACCAAAACCTGCCCGCCCGGCTGAATGCCGTGATTGATCGAGCCATCGCCGAACGGCGTATCGTCGGCGCCGTGGTTCTGGTCCGCCGGCATGGCGAAAACCTGTTCCATCGCGCCGCCGGACTGGCCGATCGGGAGGCCGCAAAGCCAATGACGGAAGATACGCTGTTTCGCCTATCGTCGGTGACTAAACCGATTGTGGCGACGGCGGCGATGGTGCTGGTGGATCAAGGCAGGCTGGATCTTGATGAGGATATCCGCCGATGGCTGCCCGATTTTCAGCCGCGGCTGGCAAACGGCGATATTCCAGTAATCACGCCGCGCCGGTTGCTCAGCCATACCGCCGGGCTGGACTACCGTTTTCAGGAAAGCGACGATCGCGGACCTTACGCACGCGCCGGCGTTTCCGACGGTTTGGATAACGCGGATGTTACCCTGGCGGAAAATCTGCGCCGGCTGGCAAGCGTACCGCTGTCGTTTCAGCCCGGCAGCGCGTGGGGATACTCACTGTCGATGGACGTGCTGGGCGCGCTTATTGAACGGGTTTGCAACCAGCCGCTGGAAGAAGCCGTGCGGGAGCTGGTCACAGGTCCGCTGCGCATGGATGATACTGATTTTTATTGCCGCGATGCGCAACGTCTGGCCACCCCCTATGTCAATGACACGCCGCTACCTCACCGTTTACAGGAGGATGAAATCGTGCCGTTTTCAGAAGAGAGCGTCGGCGTCCGCTATTCCCCTGCCCGCGCACTTAATCAGCGGGCCTATCCCTCAGGCGGCGCCGGGATGGTCGGCACCGCCGCTGACGTCATGACATTGCTGGAAACGCTGCGTCAAGGCGGCGCGCCGTTGCTCGCCGCCGAACTGGTCGCGGAGATGGGCCGCGATCAAACCGGCGGCTACGCTATTCCCGACGCCCCCGGTCTGGGTTTCGGTCTGGGCTTCTCCGTGCTGCGCGATCCGGCTGCGGCAGACACCCCGGAATCGGTGGGAACCTGGCGCTGGGGCGGCGTTTACGGGCATTCGTGGTTTGTCGACCGGCAACAGGGGCTTAGCGTGGTGGCGCTCACCAATACCCTGTATGAAGGGATGTCCGGCCGCTTCGTGACCGAACTGCGGGATGCGATCTATCGTTAG
- the urtE gene encoding urea ABC transporter ATP-binding subunit UrtE, producing the protein MLQISELNQYYGGSHILRGLSFEARAGEVTCLLGRNGVGKTTLLKCLMGLIPAKSGSIRWQGHSINDRKPHQRVQAGIAYVPQGREIFPRLTVEENLLLGLSRFSGAQARNVPEEIYRLFPVLQEMKQRRGGDLSGGQQQQLAIGRALACKPQLLILDEPTEGIQPSVIKEIGAVIRQLALRGDMAILLVEQFYDFAAELADSYLVMSRGEIVQRGRGEEMEKDGVRALVAI; encoded by the coding sequence ATGTTACAGATATCTGAACTCAATCAATATTATGGCGGCAGTCACATTCTGCGCGGCCTATCGTTCGAAGCCAGAGCGGGCGAGGTGACCTGCCTGCTGGGCCGTAATGGCGTCGGTAAAACCACGTTGTTAAAGTGCCTGATGGGCTTAATTCCCGCCAAATCGGGCAGCATTCGCTGGCAGGGGCATTCGATCAACGATCGTAAACCGCATCAGCGGGTACAGGCGGGCATCGCCTATGTGCCGCAGGGGCGGGAAATCTTTCCGCGTTTAACCGTGGAAGAAAATCTGCTGCTTGGCTTGTCGCGTTTTTCCGGTGCGCAGGCCAGAAACGTACCCGAGGAGATCTATCGGCTTTTCCCTGTGCTGCAGGAGATGAAACAGCGGCGCGGGGGCGATCTGTCCGGCGGTCAGCAGCAGCAACTGGCCATCGGGCGGGCGCTGGCCTGCAAACCGCAGCTGTTGATTTTGGACGAGCCGACCGAAGGCATTCAGCCGTCGGTGATCAAAGAAATTGGCGCGGTGATCCGTCAACTGGCGCTGCGCGGCGATATGGCGATCCTGCTGGTCGAGCAGTTCTATGATTTTGCCGCCGAACTGGCGGACAGCTATCTGGTGATGTCGCGCGGGGAGATCGTACAACGCGGACGGGGCGAGGAGATGGAAAAAGACGGCGTGCGCGCGCTTGTCGCTATTTAA
- the nifK gene encoding nitrogenase molybdenum-iron protein subunit beta — translation MSQNTEKVKACYPLFEQPEYQALFASKSELEEGHGKERVREVFEWTTTPEYEALNFQRQALTVDPAKACQPLGAVLCALGFEKTLPYVHGSQGCVAYFRTYFNRHFKEPVACVSDSMTEDAAVFGGNNNMNQGLQNASALYKPEVIAVSTTCMAEVIGDDLQAFISNAKKDGFVDDAIAVPYAHTPSFIGSHITGWDNMFEGFARTFTQGVEGYQPGSNGKINLVAGFETYLGNYRVLKRMMAQMAVPYSLLSDPSEVLDTPADGHYRLYAGGTTQAEMRDAPNAIDTLLLQPWHLVKSKKVVRDDWQQPATEVAVPMGLAATDDFLMTVSQLTGKPIPEALALERGRLVDMMLDSHTWLHGKRFGIYGDPDFLMGLTRFLLELGCEPAVILCHNGNKRWQKAMNKLLESSPYGRESEVFINCDLWHFRSLMFTRQPDFMIGNSYGKFIQRDTKAKGDQFEVPLIRIGFPIFDRHHLHRATTWGYEGAMTMLTTLVNAILEKLDGDTMALGKTDYGYDLVR, via the coding sequence ATGAGCCAGAATACCGAGAAAGTAAAAGCCTGTTACCCGCTGTTTGAACAGCCGGAATATCAGGCGTTGTTCGCCAGCAAAAGCGAGCTGGAAGAGGGGCACGGCAAGGAGCGCGTGCGGGAGGTCTTCGAATGGACGACGACCCCGGAATATGAGGCGTTGAACTTTCAGCGCCAGGCGCTGACCGTGGACCCGGCGAAAGCCTGCCAGCCCCTGGGCGCCGTGCTCTGCGCGCTCGGGTTTGAAAAAACGTTGCCTTATGTGCACGGTTCCCAGGGATGCGTCGCCTATTTCCGCACCTATTTCAACCGCCACTTTAAAGAGCCGGTGGCCTGCGTCTCCGACTCGATGACGGAAGACGCCGCGGTATTCGGCGGCAACAACAATATGAACCAGGGACTACAGAACGCCAGCGCGCTGTATAAGCCGGAAGTGATCGCGGTTTCCACCACCTGCATGGCGGAGGTGATCGGCGATGACCTGCAGGCTTTTATCAGCAATGCCAAAAAAGACGGCTTTGTGGATGACGCCATTGCCGTGCCCTACGCCCATACGCCCAGCTTTATCGGCAGCCATATCACCGGCTGGGACAATATGTTCGAAGGGTTCGCCCGCACCTTTACCCAGGGCGTCGAGGGGTATCAGCCCGGCAGCAACGGCAAAATCAATCTGGTCGCCGGCTTTGAAACCTATCTCGGCAACTACCGGGTACTAAAGCGCATGATGGCGCAGATGGCGGTGCCATATTCGCTGCTGTCCGACCCGTCGGAAGTGCTGGATACCCCGGCCGACGGCCATTATCGCCTGTATGCCGGCGGCACCACCCAGGCTGAAATGCGCGATGCGCCCAACGCCATCGATACGCTGCTGTTGCAACCCTGGCATTTGGTTAAAAGCAAAAAAGTGGTGAGGGATGACTGGCAGCAGCCGGCCACGGAGGTTGCGGTGCCGATGGGACTGGCCGCCACGGATGACTTTCTGATGACCGTCAGCCAACTGACCGGCAAGCCCATCCCGGAGGCGCTGGCGCTGGAGCGCGGCCGGCTGGTGGATATGATGCTGGACTCTCATACCTGGCTGCACGGTAAACGCTTCGGCATTTACGGCGATCCCGATTTCCTGATGGGGCTCACCCGCTTCCTGCTGGAACTGGGCTGCGAACCGGCGGTGATCCTCTGCCACAACGGCAACAAACGCTGGCAGAAAGCGATGAACAAACTGCTGGAGTCGTCACCCTACGGCCGGGAGAGCGAGGTGTTTATCAACTGCGATCTGTGGCATTTCCGTTCGCTGATGTTCACCCGTCAGCCGGACTTTATGATCGGCAATTCCTACGGCAAGTTTATTCAGCGCGATACCAAAGCCAAAGGCGACCAGTTTGAGGTTCCGCTGATCCGCATCGGTTTCCCGATCTTCGATCGCCACCATTTACACCGGGCGACCACCTGGGGCTATGAAGGCGCGATGACCATGCTGACCACGCTGGTAAACGCCATACTGGAAAAGCTCGATGGCGACACCATGGCGCTGGGTAAAACCGATTACGGTTACGACCTGGTTCGCTAA
- the nifH gene encoding nitrogenase iron protein: protein MAIRQCAIYGKGGIGKSTTTQNLVAALAEMGKKVMIIGCDPKADSTRLILHAKAQNTIMEMAAEIGSVEDLELEDVLQIGYGGVRCAESGGPEPGVGCAGRGVITAINFLEEEGAYEDDLDFVFYDVLGDVVCGGFAMPIRENKAQEIYIVCSGEMMAMYAANNICKGIVKYAKSGKVRLGGLICNSRQTDREDELIIALADKLGTQMIHFVPRDNIVQRAEIRRMTVIEYDPTCKQADEYRTLAGKIVDNGKMVVPTPVTMDELEALLMEFGILDEENEAIIGKTAAEEAASA from the coding sequence ATGGCAATACGTCAGTGTGCGATTTATGGCAAAGGTGGGATTGGCAAATCCACCACCACGCAAAATCTGGTGGCGGCGCTGGCCGAAATGGGTAAGAAAGTGATGATTATCGGCTGCGATCCCAAAGCGGATTCAACGCGCTTAATCCTCCACGCCAAGGCGCAAAACACCATTATGGAAATGGCCGCCGAAATCGGTTCGGTGGAAGATTTGGAGCTGGAAGACGTGCTGCAAATCGGCTACGGCGGCGTGCGCTGCGCCGAATCCGGCGGTCCGGAGCCGGGCGTCGGCTGCGCCGGACGCGGGGTGATTACCGCCATCAACTTTCTGGAAGAGGAAGGCGCGTATGAAGACGATCTGGATTTCGTGTTTTACGACGTGCTGGGCGACGTGGTGTGCGGCGGGTTCGCCATGCCGATTCGTGAAAACAAGGCCCAGGAGATCTATATCGTCTGCTCCGGCGAAATGATGGCGATGTACGCGGCCAATAACATTTGCAAAGGGATCGTCAAATACGCCAAGTCCGGGAAGGTACGTCTGGGCGGGTTGATTTGTAATTCCCGTCAGACCGACCGGGAAGATGAGCTGATCATCGCGCTGGCCGACAAACTCGGCACCCAGATGATCCACTTCGTCCCGCGCGACAACATCGTGCAGCGCGCCGAAATCCGCCGGATGACGGTGATCGAATACGATCCGACCTGCAAGCAGGCGGATGAGTACCGCACCCTGGCCGGCAAGATCGTCGACAACGGCAAAATGGTGGTCCCGACGCCGGTCACCATGGATGAGCTGGAGGCTTTGCTGATGGAGTTCGGGATCCTCGATGAAGAAAACGAGGCCATTATCGGTAAAACCGCGGCGGAAGAGGCGGCATCCGCCTGA
- a CDS encoding ROK family protein, translated as MPYLGLDIGGTKIAAAVLDENGAVLLQQRTATRKESYAQFLSDVCRIIAALQGRFSVPLSIGIALPGGVSPLTGLIKNSNILPLNGRPLQQDLQRRLNQRVAIANDANCFTLSEALDGAGKGHRMVFGVTLGTGCGGGLVIDRQVIAGGHGNAAECGHNPLPGYDPARDGPAANCYCGQRNCVESFVSGTGLAERYLSLTGRKATAQDIVALAELGDAAAARQFDRYLDQLARMLATIVNLIDPDVIVFGGGLSNVPALYRDISSRVAAYTFTDRFCTPIVRAVHGDDSGVRGAAWVGKEISSGN; from the coding sequence ATGCCATATTTAGGCCTGGATATCGGCGGCACAAAAATTGCCGCCGCGGTGCTCGATGAAAATGGCGCGGTGCTGCTGCAACAGCGCACCGCCACCCGCAAAGAGAGCTACGCCCAGTTCCTGAGCGACGTGTGCCGGATAATCGCCGCGCTGCAGGGCAGGTTTAGCGTTCCGTTGTCGATCGGCATTGCCCTGCCGGGCGGCGTTTCGCCGCTTACCGGGCTGATCAAGAACTCCAACATTCTGCCGCTCAACGGCCGGCCGCTGCAGCAGGATTTGCAGCGGCGCCTGAACCAGCGCGTCGCCATCGCCAACGACGCCAACTGCTTTACCCTGTCTGAAGCCTTGGACGGCGCCGGCAAGGGCCACCGCATGGTGTTTGGCGTCACGCTCGGCACCGGCTGCGGCGGCGGGCTGGTGATCGATAGGCAGGTGATTGCCGGCGGCCACGGCAATGCGGCTGAGTGCGGACACAACCCTTTGCCGGGTTACGATCCGGCCAGGGATGGCCCCGCCGCCAACTGCTACTGCGGGCAGCGCAACTGCGTGGAGTCTTTTGTTTCCGGCACCGGGCTTGCCGAGCGTTATTTGTCGCTTACCGGACGCAAGGCCACGGCGCAGGACATCGTGGCGCTGGCGGAATTGGGGGACGCCGCGGCCGCTCGTCAATTTGATCGCTACCTCGACCAATTGGCCAGAATGCTGGCAACGATAGTGAATTTGATTGACCCCGATGTGATCGTCTTCGGCGGCGGGCTTTCCAATGTACCGGCGCTATACCGGGACATCTCATCGCGCGTGGCCGCTTACACCTTCACCGATCGGTTCTGTACCCCTATCGTGCGGGCGGTTCACGGCGACGACAGCGGCGTACGGGGCGCGGCCTGGGTCGGTAAAGAGATATCCTCAGGCAACTAG
- a CDS encoding M20 peptidase aminoacylase family protein, giving the protein MSEHSDCRNDPFDQQLITWRRELHQYPELSNQEHQTTVKIIRWLKKKGIRLLPLALTSGVVAEIGDGPGPIVALRADIDALPIEELTDVAFRSQHAGVMHACGHDFHTAVMLGAACLLKKREQALPGKVRILFQPAEEVSTGALQLIGAGALNDVSAIFGLHNAPELPAGTFASRSGAFYANVDRFSIRVTGKGAHAAKPEEGIDSIVTACNIVNALQTLPSRSFSSLESLVISVTRIQGGNTWNVLPQTVELEGTVRTYSTRIREQIPARIEQLINGITLALGAKAQLNWQPGPPSVVNTPYWVDFSKKIAHDAGYQVENAELQMSGEDFALYLQQIPGAFVSIGSNSEFGLHHPQFNPDESAISPAARYFAQLAEAALHQQAALNHALPPAVQFNNRHNKNISV; this is encoded by the coding sequence ATGTCTGAACATTCTGACTGTCGTAACGATCCGTTCGACCAACAACTCATCACCTGGCGACGAGAGTTGCATCAATACCCGGAACTATCCAATCAGGAACACCAAACCACCGTTAAAATTATCCGCTGGCTAAAAAAGAAAGGCATTCGTTTACTGCCGCTGGCGTTAACTTCCGGCGTTGTGGCGGAAATTGGCGACGGTCCCGGTCCGATCGTCGCGCTGCGCGCCGATATCGACGCCCTTCCCATTGAAGAACTGACCGATGTGGCTTTTCGTTCGCAGCACGCCGGGGTGATGCACGCCTGCGGCCATGATTTTCACACCGCGGTGATGCTTGGCGCCGCCTGCCTGCTGAAAAAACGCGAACAGGCGCTGCCCGGCAAAGTGCGCATTCTTTTTCAGCCGGCGGAGGAGGTCTCCACCGGCGCTCTACAGCTGATCGGCGCCGGCGCGTTGAACGACGTTTCCGCCATTTTCGGCTTACATAACGCCCCTGAGCTTCCAGCCGGTACTTTCGCCAGCCGCAGCGGCGCGTTTTACGCCAACGTCGACCGCTTCTCCATTAGAGTAACGGGCAAAGGCGCCCACGCCGCCAAACCCGAAGAAGGGATTGATAGTATCGTCACCGCCTGCAATATTGTAAATGCCTTGCAAACTTTGCCCAGCCGCAGCTTTAGCTCGCTGGAGTCGCTGGTTATCAGCGTTACGCGCATCCAGGGCGGGAACACCTGGAACGTACTGCCGCAGACGGTGGAACTGGAAGGTACGGTGCGCACCTACAGCACCCGGATCCGCGAGCAGATTCCGGCGCGTATCGAGCAGTTGATTAACGGCATTACCCTCGCCCTGGGGGCGAAAGCGCAGTTGAACTGGCAGCCGGGACCACCCTCCGTGGTCAATACCCCCTACTGGGTGGATTTCAGCAAGAAAATCGCTCATGATGCGGGTTACCAGGTGGAAAATGCCGAGTTGCAAATGAGCGGCGAAGACTTTGCGCTCTATCTTCAGCAGATACCGGGGGCCTTTGTCAGCATTGGCTCGAACAGCGAGTTCGGGCTGCATCATCCGCAATTCAATCCTGACGAAAGCGCCATCTCTCCTGCCGCGCGCTATTTTGCCCAACTGGCCGAGGCGGCATTACATCAACAGGCGGCGTTGAATCACGCGTTACCGCCGGCCGTACAGTTTAATAACCGACACAACAAGAATATCTCCGTCTAA